One Pyrus communis chromosome 4, drPyrComm1.1, whole genome shotgun sequence genomic region harbors:
- the LOC137731941 gene encoding WPP domain-interacting tail-anchored protein 2-like isoform X1, with the protein MEDHAVCDINVGSPELEINHIHERVPSNESGVQELESSMKVLTKVDLDLAYSSEKLANLHVPLMYLLAQQNDLEAMATTNNYILADFVEKVLVFNLLSSILDSEVRELDNYMDNLRVESVDARQKISSCRHLGELYSIMKGKLNDSEESLKQSRQQISEVKMQSARFQRTVLAFAHENWKNDIAMDLSENSQMSNKNAMSNLRMPRQQRHNLWMLEKSLSRELYLEKKLAESRQNEEELKLKMHHMEEVAFRMEEAAEVVWGRFLEAENAAEVLQGISKELLGRLQLVHFNLNGSIQRESELKFNLQASLEEIRAKDNALHKLEKIMKENIKRDVELAALREKVTLLEKQLKESQLQLKNANATNESSEEKLGEMESLVASLKENIFVAEIKAESAELKVAEVTGTNVELTEELNFLKGSATGTEKKVGSLEKQLREVEIQLQHAKASSEASQEQQNMLYAAIWDMETLIEDLKSKVSKAENKTESTEEQCIMLSETNAELNVEITVLRDRVEFLELSLAQTNNAKLASAEELNSRIKLIMDMAMQLAVERERIQKQMQVLTMEKKFLVGKLWNTKKDATECNNEDIDNKELPPFKCTSPNATSIKTSVEDVTDSLDKSFQVDEPSAETPGCDNDAGASSSVYSPTGSDSELDTVEVVQAKCLSLKYVLIVIVVVSVIYLLNQEPFPVEDL; encoded by the exons ATGGAAGACCACGCTGTTTGTGATATCAATGTTGGCAGTCCAGAGCTTGAGATAAACCACATCCATGAACGGGTGCCATCTAACGAATCTGGCGTGCAAGAGTTAGAGAGTTCCATGAAAGTTTTGACAAAGGTGGACTTGGACTTGGCATATTCTTCTGAGAAGTTAGCAAATCTCCATGTACCTCTGATGTACCTTTTGGCTCAGCAAAATGATCTCGAGGCAATGGCCACCACGAATAACTATATTCTGGCCGACTTTGTTGAGAAAGTATTGGTGTTCAATCTCCTGTCTAGCATTTTAGATTCTGAGGTACGAGAGCTGGACAATTACATGGATAATCTCCGAGTGGAAAGTGTTGATGCGCGTCAAAAAATATCTTCGTGTAGACACTTGGGAGAACTGTATTCTATAATGAAAGGAAAGCTAAACGATTCTGAAGAATCACTAAAGCAATCTCGGCAACAGATTTCCGAGGTCAAGATGCAGTCTGCAAGGTTTCAGAGAACTGTTCTAGCTTTTGCACATGAAAATT GGAAAAATGACATTGCCATGGATTTGTCAGAAAATTCTCAAATGTCGAATAAAAATGCAATGTCAAATTTAAGGATGCCTAGACAACAGAGACATAATCTATGGATGCTGGAGAAGTCGCTTTCGAGGGAGCTATATCTTGAGAAGAAATTAGCCGAATCAAGACAGAATGAAGAAGAACTTAAATTGAAGATGCATCATATGGAAGAGGTAGCATTTCGCATGGAAGAAGCAGCAGAAGTTGTTTGGGGAAGGTTTTTAGAGGCAGAAAATGCTGCTGAGGTTCTCCAGGGGATTTCAAAGGAGTTATTGGGTCGACTGCAGCTTGTTCATTTTAATCTGAATGGTTCAATTCAGCGAGAAAGCGAGTTAAAATTCAATCTTCAAGCTAGTTTAGAAGAGATTAGAGCAAAAGATAATGCTTTGCATAAGCTCGAGAAGATAATGAAAGAGAACATTAAGAGAGATGTTGAACTGGCTGCTTTGAGAGAAAAGGTGACGCTCCTTGAGAAACAGCTGAAAGAGTCACAGCTCCAGCTGAAGAATGCCAATGCCACGAATGAATCGAGTGAAGAGAAACTTGGGGAAATGGAAAGTTTAGTTGCGTctttgaaagaaaatatctttGTAGCAGAAATTAAGGCCGAGAGTGCAGAACTGAAGGTTGCGGAAGTAACAGGAACAAATGTGGAACTCACCGAAGAGCTGAATTTTCTCAAAGGAAGTGCTACTGGCACAGAAAAAAAGGTTGGAAGTCTCGAGAAGCAGCTGAGGGAAGTAGAGATACAATTACAGCATGCAAAAGCATCCTCCGAAGCAAGTCAAGAGCAGCAAAATATGTTATATGCTGCAATTTGGGATATGGAAACTTTGATTGAAGATCTAAAATCGAAGGTTTCCAAAGCGGAGAATAAGACAGAAAGTACTGAGGAGCAATGTATAATGTTGTCTGAAACTAATGCAGAACTAAATGTGGAAATAACTGTTTTAAGGGATAGAGTGGAATTCTTGGAATTGTCTTTGGCTCAAACTAACAATGCAAAACTTGCAAGTGCGGAAGAACTCAATTCCAGAATCAAGCTCATTATGGATATGGCAATGCAACTGGCTGTAGAAAGGGAGCGCATCCAAAAGCAG ATGCAAGTCTTAACAATGGAGAAAAAATTTCTGGTAGGGAAATTATGGAACACCAAAAAAGATGCAACTGAGTGCAACAACGAAGACATTGACAACAAAGAGCTTCCACCTTTCAAGTGTACTTCTCCAAATGCTACTTCTATAAAAACATCCGTGGAAGATGTGACAGATTCTTTAGATAAAAGTTTCCAG GTGGATGAACCGTCAGCAGAGACACCTGGCTGTGATAATGATGCAGGGGCTTCCAGTTCTGTATATAGTCCCACTGGCTCGGATTCAGAACTTGACACTGTCGAAGTGGTACAGGCCAAGTGCCTGAGCCTGAAGTACGTTCTCATAGTAATTGTTGTCGTATCAGTCATATATTTGCTTAACCAGGAACCTTTCCCCGTTGAAGATTTGTGA
- the LOC137731941 gene encoding WPP domain-interacting tail-anchored protein 2-like isoform X2, whose amino-acid sequence MEDHAVCDINVGSPELEINHIHERVPSNESGVQELESSMKVLTKVDLDLAYSSEKLANLHVPLMYLLAQQNDLEAMATTNNYILADFVEKVLVFNLLSSILDSEVRELDNYMDNLRVESVDARQKISSCRHLGELYSIMKGKLNDSEESLKQSRQQISEVKMQSARFQRTVLAFAHENWKNDIAMDLSENSQMSNKNAMSNLRMPRQQRHNLWMLEKSLSRELYLEKKLAESRQNEEELKLKMHHMEEVAFRMEEAAEVVWGRFLEAENAAEVLQGISKELLGRLQLVHFNLNGSIQRESELKFNLQASLEEIRAKDNALHKLEKIMKENIKRDVELAALREKVTLLEKQLKESQLQLKNANATNESSEEKLGEMESLVASLKENIFVAEIKAESAELKVAEVTGTNVELTEELNFLKGSATGTEKKVGSLEKQLREVEIQLQHAKASSEASQEQQNMLYAAIWDMETLIEDLKSKVSKAENKTESTEEQCIMLSETNAELNVEITVLRDRVEFLELSLAQTNNAKLASAEELNSRIKLIMDMAMQLAVERERIQKQMQVLTMEKKFLVGKLWNTKKDATECNNEDIDNKELPPFKCTSPNATSIKTSVEDVTDSLDKSFQAGG is encoded by the exons ATGGAAGACCACGCTGTTTGTGATATCAATGTTGGCAGTCCAGAGCTTGAGATAAACCACATCCATGAACGGGTGCCATCTAACGAATCTGGCGTGCAAGAGTTAGAGAGTTCCATGAAAGTTTTGACAAAGGTGGACTTGGACTTGGCATATTCTTCTGAGAAGTTAGCAAATCTCCATGTACCTCTGATGTACCTTTTGGCTCAGCAAAATGATCTCGAGGCAATGGCCACCACGAATAACTATATTCTGGCCGACTTTGTTGAGAAAGTATTGGTGTTCAATCTCCTGTCTAGCATTTTAGATTCTGAGGTACGAGAGCTGGACAATTACATGGATAATCTCCGAGTGGAAAGTGTTGATGCGCGTCAAAAAATATCTTCGTGTAGACACTTGGGAGAACTGTATTCTATAATGAAAGGAAAGCTAAACGATTCTGAAGAATCACTAAAGCAATCTCGGCAACAGATTTCCGAGGTCAAGATGCAGTCTGCAAGGTTTCAGAGAACTGTTCTAGCTTTTGCACATGAAAATT GGAAAAATGACATTGCCATGGATTTGTCAGAAAATTCTCAAATGTCGAATAAAAATGCAATGTCAAATTTAAGGATGCCTAGACAACAGAGACATAATCTATGGATGCTGGAGAAGTCGCTTTCGAGGGAGCTATATCTTGAGAAGAAATTAGCCGAATCAAGACAGAATGAAGAAGAACTTAAATTGAAGATGCATCATATGGAAGAGGTAGCATTTCGCATGGAAGAAGCAGCAGAAGTTGTTTGGGGAAGGTTTTTAGAGGCAGAAAATGCTGCTGAGGTTCTCCAGGGGATTTCAAAGGAGTTATTGGGTCGACTGCAGCTTGTTCATTTTAATCTGAATGGTTCAATTCAGCGAGAAAGCGAGTTAAAATTCAATCTTCAAGCTAGTTTAGAAGAGATTAGAGCAAAAGATAATGCTTTGCATAAGCTCGAGAAGATAATGAAAGAGAACATTAAGAGAGATGTTGAACTGGCTGCTTTGAGAGAAAAGGTGACGCTCCTTGAGAAACAGCTGAAAGAGTCACAGCTCCAGCTGAAGAATGCCAATGCCACGAATGAATCGAGTGAAGAGAAACTTGGGGAAATGGAAAGTTTAGTTGCGTctttgaaagaaaatatctttGTAGCAGAAATTAAGGCCGAGAGTGCAGAACTGAAGGTTGCGGAAGTAACAGGAACAAATGTGGAACTCACCGAAGAGCTGAATTTTCTCAAAGGAAGTGCTACTGGCACAGAAAAAAAGGTTGGAAGTCTCGAGAAGCAGCTGAGGGAAGTAGAGATACAATTACAGCATGCAAAAGCATCCTCCGAAGCAAGTCAAGAGCAGCAAAATATGTTATATGCTGCAATTTGGGATATGGAAACTTTGATTGAAGATCTAAAATCGAAGGTTTCCAAAGCGGAGAATAAGACAGAAAGTACTGAGGAGCAATGTATAATGTTGTCTGAAACTAATGCAGAACTAAATGTGGAAATAACTGTTTTAAGGGATAGAGTGGAATTCTTGGAATTGTCTTTGGCTCAAACTAACAATGCAAAACTTGCAAGTGCGGAAGAACTCAATTCCAGAATCAAGCTCATTATGGATATGGCAATGCAACTGGCTGTAGAAAGGGAGCGCATCCAAAAGCAG ATGCAAGTCTTAACAATGGAGAAAAAATTTCTGGTAGGGAAATTATGGAACACCAAAAAAGATGCAACTGAGTGCAACAACGAAGACATTGACAACAAAGAGCTTCCACCTTTCAAGTGTACTTCTCCAAATGCTACTTCTATAAAAACATCCGTGGAAGATGTGACAGATTCTTTAGATAAAAGTTTCCAGGCAG GTGGATGA